ATTGTAGGGATAATTGCCTATCAGGCAGTATTGTCGTCCTCCGGGGAACAGCTCCGACAAAGGATAGTGCAGAAAATCGCCCTCTATGATCCGATCGGAAAGTTCGGGAAACTCTTCTCGCAAATAGCTGACGGATTCACCGTCGATCTCTATGACGCGAACATCATGCCCCTTGCGAAGTAAGAACTGCGTAAGCACTCCCATACCCGGCCCGATCTCCAGTACAGGCAATGCTTTATGCTCGGAGAGGGTGTCGGCTATTCGCTCTGCAATACTCAGATCGCGAAGGAAGTGTTGCCCCAGTGCCTTCTTGGCTTTTACTCGCATCATGAAATATAAATTCTTTATATTTGCGTTGTTTAGAAAATGCTAAGGTACGATATTTTGATTGTTATTTTAATGGGATCGTACTAAGGGTAATCTAAATAGCAAAATGATTTGTCAAGATAAGAGCAACTAAATGACTAATAATATAGGGCAAGAAATAATGCCCGCGGATAAGTCTGACAGATGGAAATCAGTAGCTAAGGTCATTATTCCTCTCGCCATAGGCGGTCTGCTCCTCTGGTTAGTGTACCGCAAAATGGATTTCTCCGCCATCGGCAAGATCGTCCGCGACGGTGTCAATTACTACATCATAGCTTTCTCTCTCTTGTTCGGATTGGCCGCCAACTGTATACGCGGCCTGCGCTGGCAACTCCTCATAGAGCCTTTGGCTTCTCCTCATCCACGGAAAATCAATGCCATTCTGACTACTTTGGGCAATTACACGGTCAATATGGCTCTGCCCCGTGCCGGAGAATTTTGGCGATGCGCGGAAGAAAGCCGCTACGAGAAAATACCTTTCCCCCAACTCCTCGGTACGCTTTTTATGGACAGGATCATGGACTTGGTGATGGTCGGACTTATCACATTGAGTATCATGATGGGCTTTCAAGGGTTTTTCTCCGCTTTTTTCGCTCGCAATCCACAACTGACACAAGGCTTTTTTACCATTTTCAGTTCCATCTGGCTATACGTTGCTGTTGTAGGTATCGGGCTACTTTTCTTCTTGCTCTATAAATACCTCTCACACGTAGGCCCCATTCGCAAAGTAGCAGCACTCATCGGTAGGATACTGGAGGGGCTTCGCTCTATCTGGCATATGGAGCACAAGTGGCTCTTCATCTTATATTCCATCCTCTTGTGGGTAGGATATTTCTTTTACTTCTACACCACATTCTTTGCTTTCGACTTTACACGATCGTTGGGGATGGGAGTGGGGTTGATCAGCTTCGCCATGAGCAGCATAGCCGTAGCCGTACCCGTACAGGGGGGCGTAGGGCCGTGGCACTTCATGGTTATTGCTACTCTTGTGGCTTTCGGCGTGACGAAAGAAGATGCCGGAGCATTTGCCTTGGTGGTACACACGACTCAAACCGTTTGGACTACGGCCGTCGGGTTCGTGGCTATCGGCTTGCTTCCTTTTGT
This genomic stretch from Porphyromonas gingivalis ATCC 33277 harbors:
- a CDS encoding lysylphosphatidylglycerol synthase transmembrane domain-containing protein, whose translation is MTNNIGQEIMPADKSDRWKSVAKVIIPLAIGGLLLWLVYRKMDFSAIGKIVRDGVNYYIIAFSLLFGLAANCIRGLRWQLLIEPLASPHPRKINAILTTLGNYTVNMALPRAGEFWRCAEESRYEKIPFPQLLGTLFMDRIMDLVMVGLITLSIMMGFQGFFSAFFARNPQLTQGFFTIFSSIWLYVAVVGIGLLFFLLYKYLSHVGPIRKVAALIGRILEGLRSIWHMEHKWLFILYSILLWVGYFFYFYTTFFAFDFTRSLGMGVGLISFAMSSIAVAVPVQGGVGPWHFMVIATLVAFGVTKEDAGAFALVVHTTQTVWTTAVGFVAIGLLPFVNKKYDRIKQSNN